A single genomic interval of Numenius arquata chromosome 14, bNumArq3.hap1.1, whole genome shotgun sequence harbors:
- the VRK3 gene encoding serine/threonine-protein kinase VRK3 yields MAGRGRRRPAAERPGPEAACASLRVSRFCPQCGRGVEPAFRFCPACGGRLPPPPREEEEEEHTEQAAPAPPRQQACSPAASPPPPPPRSPARPGGRSPRKARAGPAVPLPAEAVLTDWGGRQWRLIRLLEQGSCGLMYEAQAASGTCPQSYSLKLDVKDGKIYNEQNFFQRAAKAGTVEKWKKWHSVPFLGIPSCLGFGLHADSYRFLVFSDLGRTLQSVLNDGLYLLREKAAFQIVVRLLDCLEYIHENEYVHGDITAENIYLNPADLTQVTLAGYCFAFRYCPGGKHVAQREGSRTPHEGTMEFISLDSHKGAGPSRRSDLESLGYCLLKWLCGFLPWSDELDKVESVVEKKEKYKGDVPCLLRVCFRQRPIPDALQRYLQQVMALEYEEKPHYEALRQLFKKPLEKMKSSAYDPVDIKMVP; encoded by the exons atggcgggccgggggcggcggcgtccggcggcggagcggccgggGCCTGAGGCGGCCTGCGCCTCCCTGAG GGTGAGCCGGTTCTGCCCGCAGTGCGGGCGCGGCGTGGAGCCCGCCTTCCGCTTCTGCCCGGCCTGCGGCGGGaggctgcccccgccgccgcgggaggaggaggaggaggagcacacCGAGCaggcggcgccggccccgccgcggcagCAGGCCtgcagccccgccgcctccccgccgcctcccccgccccgctcccccgccaGGCCCGGCGGCCGCTCGCCCCGCAAggcgcgggccgggccggcggtgCCGCTGCCGGCCGAGGCGGTGCTGACGGACTGGGGCGGCCGGCAGTGGAGGCTGATCCGGCTCCTGGAGCAGGGCAGCTGCGGGCTGATGTACGAAG cacaggcagcatcTGGAACCTGTCCTCAAAGCTACTCCCTCAAACTT GATGTCAAAGATGGCAAGATCTACAATGAACAGAACTTCTTCCAGCGAGCTGCGAAGGCGGGCACAG TGGAGAAGTGGAAGAAGTGGCATTCTGTGCCGTTCCTGGGAATCCCCAGTTGCCTTGGCTTTGGACTGCATGCTGATAGCTACAG GTTTTTGGTGTTCTCTGACTTAGGGCGAACTCTCCAGTCCGTCCTGAACGATGGCTTGTACCTGCTGAGGGAGAAGGCAGCTTTTCAGATTGTTGTCCGGCTG CTAGACTGCCTGGAGTACATTCACGAAAACGAGTATGTGCATGGGGACATCACAGCTGAGAACATCTATTTGAATCCCGCAGACCTCACGCAG GTGACCCTGGCGGGCTATTGTTTTGCGTTCCGTTACTGCCCCGGCGGGAAGCACGTGGCCCAGCGTGAGGGCAGCAGGACCCCTCACGAAGGCACGATGGAGTTTATCAGCCTGGACAGCCACAAGGGAGCAG GACCATCTCGACGGAGTGACTTGGAATCACTGGGTTACTGTCTTCTGAAGTGGCTCTGTGGCTTCTTGCCTTGGTCCGATGAACTGGACAAAGTAGAAAGTGtggtggagaagaaggaaaa GTACAAAGGGGATGTGCCATGCCTTCTCCGAGTGTGCTTCAGGCAGAGACCCATCCCAG ACGCCCTGCAGAGGTACCTGCAGCAGGTCATGGCACTGGAGTACGAGGAGAAGCCTCACTACGAGGCCCTGCGGCAGCTCTTCAAGAAACCACTGGAAAAGATGAAATCTTCAGCTTATGACCCTGTGGACATCAAAATGGTGCCCTAA